A segment of the Candidatus Andeanibacterium colombiense genome:
GCGATACGATCAAGCTCGGCGCGACCTTCTCCAGCACCGGACGCGCGCCGGGGATCACCGAATTGTTCGCCCGCGGCGCGCATGACGGACCCGGCACATTCGAGACCGGCGATCCGACCCTCTCGATCGAACGGGCCCAATCGCTCGAGGGCACGCTGCGGATTCGCAGCGGCGCTTTCCGCTTCACCGGCAGTGTCTATTCGAGCTGGTTCGACGATTACATCTATGGCGATCTCACCGGCGGCACCTGCGACGAGGACGGCAATTGCGTCGCCGACGACAGCCTCGACTTCCGGCAATTGTTCTACCGCCAGCAGGGCGCGCATTTCCGCGGGCTGGAAGCGCAGGCGAGCTATGATGTGATCGCCTCGGCCAAGGGCACGCTCGAACTCAGCGCGCTGGGCGACTATACCCGCGCGACGCTGGACGACGGCAGCAATGTCCCCCGCATCCCGCCCTACCGGATCGGCGGCGGGATCGACTGGCAGAGCGACGCCTTCGATGCGGGCGTGTCGCTGATCTATTCGGGCAGGCAGGACAAGGCCGGCGCCTTCGACACGCCCACCGATGGCTTCACATCGCTCGGCGCGCAGGTTTCGTGGCGCCCGTTCGAGAAGAACCGCGGGATCCAGTTCTCGGTCATCGGGTCGAACCTGACCGACAGCGTCCAGCGCAATGCCGCCGCGTTCAACAAGGACGATGTGGTGATGCCGGGTCGCAGCGTGCGCTTCGTCGCGAAGCTCGCGATCTGACCGATCGGCCGGGGCGGGAGGCTACGGCTTCTCGCGCCCGGCCACGATCCGGTTGGCGAGATCCCAGTCGACCTGCCGGTCGACGTCGATCGGCCCGACCGCGAAAGGGATCAGGATCGCCGCGGTCTTGAAGCGCAGCCCGCGCGACAGGAAGCCGAGGAAGGTCGAAAGTTTCGTCAGGCGGCTCTTGTAGATCAGGAAGGCAACCAGTCCGAAGGCGCCGATCAGCTTCTTGGGCTTCTTGCCGAACTGGCCGCCGCCGTTGAACACCGCGGCGCCCTGGACCCCGGCAGGGGTCAGCAGCGCATAGAGGTTGCAGCTCGAATAGCCGCCGTCGCGGAAGCGGTGGAACGCGCGGTTGCCCTCGGGATATTCGGCCAGCACCACTTCGGCGCGGGTCATGCCCAGCGCGCCGTCGGCATCGCTCTTGTCCAGCTCGTCGCAGAAATACTTCACCAGCGGGCCGGTGTGCAGCGCATTGTCGCCGGTGGTGATGACCAGCGGCAGCGCCTCGGGGAAGGCCTCGACCGCGGCGAACACACTGGCGCCGATGCTGGTGCTCGACGGGGTGAACACCATCTTGTCGTCGATCCCGAGCGGGGCGAGGATTTCCTTCGCCTCTTCCATGCTCTCGGGCTCGATCTGGACGATGATCTTTTTGACCCGGCCGCTGTCCCACACGCTCGCGACCACACGGCGCAACATCGGCTGGCCGGCGATGTCGATGAAGCACTTGTGGCTGACGCCGCCGGCTAGTGCGAGCGGGTCCTGGTTGCCCCGGCTCGCCGCGAGGACGAGGGCGGTGTAACGCGTATCGGTCATTCGAATGGGCCCTCGAGCGGTTTCATCAGCGGTGCGATGGTGGAAAGGTCTGGTAGGGATTCCAGCGCGTTGCGCAAGGCGGAGGCAATGCCGGGCGCGATCGTACCGCCCACGCAGCCGTCGAACTTGGCCCACAGCTGCGCCGCCGTGAACGGCGCGGCGATGCTGCCGGCCGGCATCGCGACCGCGGCCGAGAAGCTCCGCCCGTCCTTCCGTGTCACTTCGACTTCGGTCGGAAACCTGCCTTCGGGCAGATCGACCGGATGACGATGGACCAGCGGATAGAGCGCGCGCACGCCGGGGCGCATCCACGCCTCGTGTTCGAAATCGGCAAGGGTGCAAGTTCCGGTGAGGAGCAGCACCGCGAGCGCATATTCAAGGCTGAACTTCGCCTGTGCCGCATCGCGCGGATCGGTGTACATCAGATTGTTGAGATGGCTGAGCGGGGCGCGCACGTCGATCCGCGCAACCTCACCGGCAGTAAAGCCTTCGCGCTCGATCAGCATCAGCAGCGCGTCCATCGCGCGGTGGCAGCTGCCGCAATTGGGGAAGCGCTTGAGCTTGAGCCCGTTCGACAGGATCAGCAGCGGTTCG
Coding sequences within it:
- a CDS encoding NTP transferase domain-containing protein gives rise to the protein MTDTRYTALVLAASRGNQDPLALAGGVSHKCFIDIAGQPMLRRVVASVWDSGRVKKIIVQIEPESMEEAKEILAPLGIDDKMVFTPSSTSIGASVFAAVEAFPEALPLVITTGDNALHTGPLVKYFCDELDKSDADGALGMTRAEVVLAEYPEGNRAFHRFRDGGYSSCNLYALLTPAGVQGAAVFNGGGQFGKKPKKLIGAFGLVAFLIYKSRLTKLSTFLGFLSRGLRFKTAAILIPFAVGPIDVDRQVDWDLANRIVAGREKP